From Nicotiana tabacum cultivar K326 chromosome 15, ASM71507v2, whole genome shotgun sequence, the proteins below share one genomic window:
- the LOC142169775 gene encoding uncharacterized protein LOC142169775 has translation MSRGLVGVEQCNAAIIDDWLLAAEITPANITANVNSICMLIGTNFKSWQENLNIVLRVMDLDLALRVDFPPPSPPPLTDKSTSNEKREMKRWERSNRMCMMTMKKVIPEIFKGTMYDKVKTAKEFMAEIEKVFVKSKKAEIGTLLTSLISMRYQGKGNIREYIMQMSHLESKMKALKLDLSDDLLVHLVLISFPPQFSHFKVSYNCQKKTWSLNEIISHCVQEEDRLK, from the exons atgtctagaggcCTTGTAGGCGTAGAG CAATGTAATGCTGCCATTATAGATGATTGGTTGTTGGCAG CTGAAATTACTCCTGCAAATATTACTGCCAACGTCAATTCAATTTGTATGTTGATTGGTACTAACTTCAAGTCATGGCAAGAGAATCTCAACATAGTTCTCAGAGTCATGGATCTCGACCTAGCTTTAAGAGTTGATTTTCCACCACCTTCTCCACCACCTCTTACAGATAAGAGTACCTCTAATGAAAAGAGAGAGATGAAAAGGTGGGAGAGATCAAATCGCATGTGTATGATGACCATGAAGAAAGTCATTCCAGAAATATTCAAGGGTACTATGTATGATAAGGTTAAGACGGCTAAAGAATTTATGGCTGAAATTGAGAAAGTTTTTGTTAAGAGTAAAAAGGCTGAGATTGGCACACTCTTGACAAGCCTGATTTCAATGAGGTATCAGGGCAAAGGTAACATCAGAGAGTACATCATGCAAATGTCTCATCTTGAATCTAAGATGAAAGCACTTAAGTTGGACCTCTCAGATGACTTGCTAGTGCATTTGGTTTTGATATCCTTTCCACCACAGTTTAGTCATTTTAAGGTGAGCTATAATTGTCAGAAAAAGACTTGGTCTCTAAATGAGATCATCTCACACTGTGTTCAGGAAGAGGATAGACTGAAGTAG